From a single Brassica oleracea var. oleracea cultivar TO1000 chromosome C5, BOL, whole genome shotgun sequence genomic region:
- the LOC106295904 gene encoding long chain acyl-CoA synthetase 2 isoform X2 codes for MDYRDGVILQACMSQGITYVPLYDSLGVNAVEFIINHAEVSLVFVQEKALSSILACHKACSSNLKTIVSFGEVSTTQKEEAENQCVSLFSWHEFLLMGNSDKTALPRKQKTDICTIMYTSGTTGEPKGVILSNAAIMVEVLSIDKMLQVTDRSCDTSDVFFSYLPLAHCYDQVMEIYFLSRGSSVGYWRGDIRYLMDDVHALKPTVFCGVPRVYDKLYAGVMQKISAGGLIRKKLFDLAYNYKLGNMRKGLSQEEASPRLDRLMFDKIKDALGGRAHMLLSGAAPLPRHVEEFLRIIPASNLSQGYGLTESCGGSFTTLAGVFSMVGTVGVPMPTVEARLVSVPEMGYEAFSGDVARGEICLRGKSMFSGYHKRQDLTDQVVINGWFHTGDIGEWQEDGSMKIIDRKKNIFKLSQGEYVAVENLENTYSRCPLIAQIWIYGNSFESFLVAVVVPERKAIEDWAKLNNQSSPSDFESLCQNLKAQKYFLDELNSTAKQYQLKGFEMLKAVHLEPNLFDIERDLITPTFKLKRPQLLKHYKSIIDQLYTEAKASRA; via the exons ATGGATTATCGCGATGGAG TTATATTGCAGGCCTGCATGAGCCAAGGGATAACTTATGTACCTTTATACGACAGTTTAG GTGTAAACGCTGTAGAGTTCATCATCAACCATGCCGAGGTTTCGCTGGTATTCGTTCAAGAGAAGGCACTTTCCTCC ATCTTAGCATGCCACAAGGCATGTTCTTCGAATTTGAAGA CTATTGTGAGCTTTGGTGAAGTCTCGACTACACAAAAGGAAGAAGCTGAGAACCAATGTGTTTCGTTATTTTCATGGCATGAGTTCTTACTAATG GGAAACTCGGATAAGACAGCACTTCCTCGTAAGCAAAAAACAGACATATGCACAATAATGTACACAAGCGGGACGACGGGAGAGCCCAAAGGTGTAATCTTAAGCAATGCAGCGATTATGGTCGAAGTTTTATCCATTGATAAAATGCTTCAAGTCACCGATCGATCG TGTGACACAAGTGATGTGTTTTTCTCGTACTTGCCATTAGCACATTGTTATGATCAAGTCATGGAGATCTACTTTTTATCAAGAGGCTCGTCTGTTGGATACTGGCGTGGC GACATTCGGTACTTGATGGATGATGTTCATGCACTGAAACCAACTGTGTTTTGCGGTGTTCCACGAGTTTACGACAAACTCTATGCTG GTGTAATGCAAAAAATCTCAGCTGGTGGTTTGATACGCAAGAAACTGTTCGATTTGGCTTATAACTA TAAATTGGGGAATATGAGGAAAGGATTGTCTCAAGAAGAAGCTTCTCCTCGTCTAGACAGACTTATGTTCGATAAG ATAAAAGATGCATTAGGAGGAAGAGCTCATATGTTGTTATCAGGTGCAGCACCTTTACCTCGTCATGTAGAGGAGTTTTTGAGAATCATCCCTGCCTCTAATCTCTCTCAAGGTTATG GATTGACTGAGAGCTGTGGAGGGAGCTTCACGACTTTAGCAGGAGTATTTTCTATGGTGGGGACAGTGGGTGTGCCAATGCCTACGGTGGAGGCAAGGCTAGTTTCTGTACCAGAGATGGGTTATGAAGCTTTTTCCGGGGATGTGGCTAGAGGAGAGATTTGTCTTAGAGGAAAATCAATGTTCTCTGGTTACCACAAAAGGCAAGACCTAACTGATCAAGTCGTGATCAATGGATGGTTCCACACAG GAGATATTGGGGAATGGCAAGAAGATGGATCGATGAAGATCATAGATAGGAAAAAGAACATCTTTAAGTTGTCTCAAGGTGAATATGTTGCTGTCGAAAACCTCGAGAACACTTACTCAAGATGCCCTCTTATTGCTCAG ATATGGATCTATGGAAACAGCTTCGAGTCTTTTCTGGTAGCAGTGGTTGTACCCGAGAGAAAGGCTATTGAAGATTGGGCTAAACTTAATAACCAATCATCTCCCAGTGATTTTGAATCTCTATGTCAAAATCTCAAAGCTCAAAAATACTTCTTGGATGAGCTTAACTCTACCGCAAAGCAATACCAA
- the LOC106295904 gene encoding long chain acyl-CoA synthetase 2 isoform X1, which translates to MAAAADHVVIVEEGRQATAEHPSAGPVYRCKYAKDGLLDLPADLDSPWQLFSEAVKQYPNEQMLGRRVTVDSKVGPYTWITYREAHDAALRIGSAIRSRGVGPGNYCGIYGSNCPEWIIAMEACMSQGITYVPLYDSLGVNAVEFIINHAEVSLVFVQEKALSSILACHKACSSNLKTIVSFGEVSTTQKEEAENQCVSLFSWHEFLLMGNSDKTALPRKQKTDICTIMYTSGTTGEPKGVILSNAAIMVEVLSIDKMLQVTDRSCDTSDVFFSYLPLAHCYDQVMEIYFLSRGSSVGYWRGDIRYLMDDVHALKPTVFCGVPRVYDKLYAGVMQKISAGGLIRKKLFDLAYNYKLGNMRKGLSQEEASPRLDRLMFDKIKDALGGRAHMLLSGAAPLPRHVEEFLRIIPASNLSQGYGLTESCGGSFTTLAGVFSMVGTVGVPMPTVEARLVSVPEMGYEAFSGDVARGEICLRGKSMFSGYHKRQDLTDQVVINGWFHTGDIGEWQEDGSMKIIDRKKNIFKLSQGEYVAVENLENTYSRCPLIAQIWIYGNSFESFLVAVVVPERKAIEDWAKLNNQSSPSDFESLCQNLKAQKYFLDELNSTAKQYQLKGFEMLKAVHLEPNLFDIERDLITPTFKLKRPQLLKHYKSIIDQLYTEAKASRA; encoded by the exons ATGGCTGCAGCTGCTGATCATGTGGTGATAGTGGAAGAAGGACGGCAAGCCACCGCAGAGCATCCATCGGCAGGACCGGTTTATCGGTGTAAATATGCTAAAGATGGCCTCCTCGACCTTCCTGCTGATCTTGATTCTCCTTGGCAGCTATTTAG TGAGGCTGTGAAGCAATATCCGAATGAGCAAATGTTAGGCCGGCGCGTAACGGTTGATTCTAAG GTCGGTCCATACACATGGATCACATATAGGGAAGCTCACGATGCTGCATTGCGGATTGGATCAGCAATCAGAAGCCGAGGCGTTGGTCCG GGAAACTATTGTGGAATATACGGATCTAATTGTCCAGAATGGATTATCGCGATGGAG GCCTGCATGAGCCAAGGGATAACTTATGTACCTTTATACGACAGTTTAG GTGTAAACGCTGTAGAGTTCATCATCAACCATGCCGAGGTTTCGCTGGTATTCGTTCAAGAGAAGGCACTTTCCTCC ATCTTAGCATGCCACAAGGCATGTTCTTCGAATTTGAAGA CTATTGTGAGCTTTGGTGAAGTCTCGACTACACAAAAGGAAGAAGCTGAGAACCAATGTGTTTCGTTATTTTCATGGCATGAGTTCTTACTAATG GGAAACTCGGATAAGACAGCACTTCCTCGTAAGCAAAAAACAGACATATGCACAATAATGTACACAAGCGGGACGACGGGAGAGCCCAAAGGTGTAATCTTAAGCAATGCAGCGATTATGGTCGAAGTTTTATCCATTGATAAAATGCTTCAAGTCACCGATCGATCG TGTGACACAAGTGATGTGTTTTTCTCGTACTTGCCATTAGCACATTGTTATGATCAAGTCATGGAGATCTACTTTTTATCAAGAGGCTCGTCTGTTGGATACTGGCGTGGC GACATTCGGTACTTGATGGATGATGTTCATGCACTGAAACCAACTGTGTTTTGCGGTGTTCCACGAGTTTACGACAAACTCTATGCTG GTGTAATGCAAAAAATCTCAGCTGGTGGTTTGATACGCAAGAAACTGTTCGATTTGGCTTATAACTA TAAATTGGGGAATATGAGGAAAGGATTGTCTCAAGAAGAAGCTTCTCCTCGTCTAGACAGACTTATGTTCGATAAG ATAAAAGATGCATTAGGAGGAAGAGCTCATATGTTGTTATCAGGTGCAGCACCTTTACCTCGTCATGTAGAGGAGTTTTTGAGAATCATCCCTGCCTCTAATCTCTCTCAAGGTTATG GATTGACTGAGAGCTGTGGAGGGAGCTTCACGACTTTAGCAGGAGTATTTTCTATGGTGGGGACAGTGGGTGTGCCAATGCCTACGGTGGAGGCAAGGCTAGTTTCTGTACCAGAGATGGGTTATGAAGCTTTTTCCGGGGATGTGGCTAGAGGAGAGATTTGTCTTAGAGGAAAATCAATGTTCTCTGGTTACCACAAAAGGCAAGACCTAACTGATCAAGTCGTGATCAATGGATGGTTCCACACAG GAGATATTGGGGAATGGCAAGAAGATGGATCGATGAAGATCATAGATAGGAAAAAGAACATCTTTAAGTTGTCTCAAGGTGAATATGTTGCTGTCGAAAACCTCGAGAACACTTACTCAAGATGCCCTCTTATTGCTCAG ATATGGATCTATGGAAACAGCTTCGAGTCTTTTCTGGTAGCAGTGGTTGTACCCGAGAGAAAGGCTATTGAAGATTGGGCTAAACTTAATAACCAATCATCTCCCAGTGATTTTGAATCTCTATGTCAAAATCTCAAAGCTCAAAAATACTTCTTGGATGAGCTTAACTCTACCGCAAAGCAATACCAA